From Pseudomonas fluorescens:
TTGTATTCGGCCGACAGCCGCAACAAGCCGTAACGCAGCTCCAGGGCCAGCACGCCGATCAGCATCCAGCAGCCAAGCACATGGGCGACACTCAGCGCCTTGCCCGGCGCCACTGCCGCCAGCCGCCGCAACGACACGAAGTGCACCGCAAAGACTGTCAGCCAGGCCAGCCAGCCGTACTGGGCCGCCGGGTGGTAATAGTCATGCGCGGACACCAGCAACACCACCCCCGCCGCCGGCATCAACACGGTGCAAAGCATGCCCAGCGACGCCCAGCGCAATCTCGCCGCCAGCAACGCCCAGAGTGCCACGCTGAGCGCCGCGCAGCCCAACAGGAAAGCCCCCTGCAGTTCCCGCGGGATAAACCGCAACACTTCACTGATCAGCGCCACGGCCCACCAGGCCGCGCCCCACACCAGCAACAGGTCGGACAGGCGTTGCAGCTTGAGTACGGCAAACATCGGCGCATGGGGCTCACGCTGCAAGCGCCACGCGCCAACCAGGGCGGCCAGGCCCAGGACCATCGGCGTCCAGAAACCGCTGTGCCCCAAGGGGCGCACACCTTCAGGGGTCAACGGCCCGAGCAGCTCCGGTACCGACAGCAGGAACGCAGCACCGCCGATCACCTGCAGCAGCAAACCAAATACAAAACTGACGCGCTGTTGCAGGTACAGGCTCAACCAGATGATCAGCAAGCCACTGGCCGCCCATACACCGCTGGCACTTTCCCATGGCAGCACAAACAGCACCGCAAGGTTGATCAATACCAGACCCGCGAGCAGCACCACCGACAGGCCACGCAACAGCCGCACATCGCCACGCACCTGGTCGTCGCGCACCGCCAGGAGCATGCCGCCAATCAAGGCCAGGCCGATCAGCGACGCCGTCAGCAGGCCGCTCCAGCCCGCGCTGAATACCGCCGCCCCGTCACCGCCTTGCAAACGCAGCAGAAACAGCGCGCCGCCCAGCAGTTGCACGGCGAACGCGGTAAACAGGAACGTACGCGAGCCGATGCGCAGGCCGATCCACAGGGTGGCCAGGCCGGCGACCGCCCAACTGATGGCGGTGCCTTGGGTCAGCAACAACAGCGGCGCGAGCAGGTACAAAAAGGTCAGGCCCAGGCTGGCCAACACCGGCAGCCCCTTGCGCTCCCATCCCGCCGCCTGCTCCGGCGACGCCTTGCGTAGTTGGTCGAAACTGAACAGCAGCGCCGCGCCCAGCAGCAGCGCGCCCAATGGCGCACCGTCGAGCAACGTATGGTCGCCAACGCGCAGTTCGCTGAGAAAGGCCAGCGCCGAGCCCAATTGCAATAACACGCCGAAGGCTCGCGCCAACGGCCGTTGCTGACGCAAGCCGAGCCAGAAGATCCCGGCGCCTTCCACGGCCCAGGCCGCCGCCGTCCAGCGTGCGTCGAGGCCCAGGGGAATCGCCAGGCTGGCGAAGATCACCCCCAGGGCCAGGCAGGTTTCCGCCAGCAGCAAGGCACGCCCGCCACTGAGCAATCGCGCCAGGCCCATATAGATAACGCCCAGGCCAAGGGCGCTGAACGCAGCGGCAAACTCCAAATGCTGCACCAGTGCGAACTGCAAGCCAAAACCCACCAACGGCGGACCGAACAGCAGGCTACCGTCGACGTAATCACCCTTGGCCGCCGACCAGCGCAGCAACGCCCCCCGGCTGTCATCTTCGGGCGCGTCGTTCATCTCCAGCAATTTGCGGCGGGTGAACAACAGGCCGATGACCAGGTACATCAGGAAAAACAGGATCAGGAACGGCTCGGTGCTCCACAGCAGTTCCGGAGTATACGAACGCAACCCCCAGGCGAAGCCAATGCCAAAGGTGCCGACAAAGCCGATCAGGTTGAGCAGGCGCCAGGCCTTGAACCAGGCGATGGCGAGGATGCCGGCATTGAGCAGGGCGAAATAACTGAACAGCGCCACATGGTTGCCGGCGCCGGTGGACGTGAGGATCGGTGCTGCAAACCCGCCGAGTGCCGCCGCGCAGGCCAGGCCCAGGGCATCCTGGGTAATCGCCAGGATCGCCGAGAACACGGTGATCGCTACCAGCAGGCCCAGTGCCGCGCTCGGATCGATCAACGGGTGCAGGCGCATCGCGGCAAATACCGTCAGGTACAACACCGCGATCCCGGTGCCTTGCAGCATCAATCCGTAGTTGCTGTTGCGCAGTCGTAACCACCAGCCCAGGCCCAGCAGGCCCACGGCGGCCGCAGCCACCCCGGCGTAGCGCAACTCGATCGGCACCACCATGCCTTCGGTGGCGTAGCGCAACAGGAACGCCAGGCCCAGGAACAACAGCACCACGCCGACACGCAGCACGGTGTTGCCACCCAACAGCCAATTGCGTGCGCCGCTGATGGCGCGTTCGATCAGGTTGGGGCCACGGGGAGCGGCAGGTTCTTGAGGCGCACGCGGCGTCGGGGCGGGCGTCCAGACGTCATCCGGCAGTGGGTGGCTCGGTTCGGCGACCATCGCCACAGGCGCCAATTCAGCCGGCAGTTCCCACACCAGTTCAGGCGCCTTGGCGACAGGTGTCGGCTCAGGGACAGGCGTTTCGACGATGCCATTGCTCGTTGGCGCGGGCACTTCCAGTTGCCGCAGGCGCTCGCCCAGGGCGATCAACGCCTTCTGCGTGGTTTCCAACTGAGCAGCCTGCTGCTGCGCCTGGGTCGCCAGCCTAGACAGGCGAATCGCCTGGCCAATGCCCAACCCCAACAGCGCACCGATGCCCGCGTCACTGAACGACTCATCGAGCGTCCAGCCGAGCACCAGGCCAATCAGCATGAAAATCCATTGCATGGTCGATATTCCCTAGGTAAACCGTGCTGTAGGAGCGAGCTTGCTCGCGAAGATCGCAAAGATACCGCGTTAAATCAGAAAGCACGCGTTATCGTTGGCGTTTTTCGCGAGCAAGCTCGCTCCTACAGTAGATCTAGTCCAGGGCTTTCCAGATATCGGTAGCGTACTCGCGGATCGTCCGGTCCGAAGAGAACCACCCCATCCGCGCGGTATTGAGTACCGCCGAGCGCCACCATTCCTTGGAATCATGCCAATGCGCTTCGACCCGCGCTTGTGCATCCCAATAGGCGTCGAAGTCGGCACACACCAGGAAGCGGTCATAGTCGATCAGCCCATCGATCAAGCCCACATATCGGCCTGGATCGTCCGGCGAGAACACCCCGCCTCGAATCGCCTGCAGCACATCGTTCAAACGATGGGAGGCCGCGATGTCCGGCCCGGCATGGAACTCGCCAGCCTGCTTGCGCGCCTCGACCTGTTGGGCGCTGAGACCGAAGATAAACATGTGCTCGGCCCCCACGCGCTCGTGCATCTCGACGTTGGCGCCGTCCATGGTGCCGATGGTCAGCGCGCCGTTGAGGCCGAACTTCATATTGCTGGTGCCCGACGCCTCAAAGCCGGCAGTGGAGATTTGCTCCGACAAGTCGGCCGCCGGAATGATGCTTTCCGCCAGGCTGACGTTGTAGTTGGGCAGGAACACCACCTTGAGCAGACCGCGCACGGTCGGGTCGTTGTTCACGGTGCGCGCAATGTCGTTGGTCAGCTTGATGATCAACTTGGCCTGGTGATAACTGGCCGCCGCCTTGCCCGCGAAAATCTTCACCCGCGGTACCCAGTCGGTGCCCGGCTCGGCACGGATCGCCTGGTACAGCGCCACGGTGTGCAGCAGGTTGAGCAACTGGCGCTTGTACTCGTGGATACGCTTGACCTGTACGTCGAACATTGCCGCCGGGTTGACCGCAATGCCCAGGCGCTCATGGATGATATCGGCCAGCGCGCGCTTGCTGTGCAGGCGCTGTTCGGCAAACGCCTTGCGGAATGCTTGCTTCTCGGCAAAGGTTTCCAGCTCGACCAGGCGGGTTTCCACGGTGTCGAGAATGTCGGGGCCCAGTGCATCCACCAGCATCGAGGTGAGCTTGGGGTTGGCCTGGTACAGCCAGCGGCGGAAGGTAATGCCGTTGGTTTTGTTGTTGATGCGCTCCGGGTACAGCTTGTGCAATTCGGAGAACACCGTACTGCGCATCAACTGGGTGTGCAGGCCGGAGACCCCGTTGACACTGTGGGAGCCGAGGAATGCCAGGTTGCCCATGCGCACACGGCGGCCGTTGTCTTCTTCGATCAGCGACACGGCGCGTAGCACGTCAAAATCATGGGTGCCCTTGGCCCGCAACGAGTCGATGTGCTGGGCGTTGATCAGGTAGATGATCTGCATGTGCCGGGGCAGCATGCGTTCCATCAGGCCGACCGGCCAGGTTTCCAGGGCTTCGGGCAACAGGGTGTGGTTGGTGTACGACAGGGTTTCGACGGTGACATCCCACGCGGCGTCCCATGGAATGTCGTGCAGGTCGACCAGTTGACGCATCAACTCGGCCACGGCGATCGACGGGTGCGTGTCGTTGAGCTGGATCGCCGCATGCTCGCCCAGGCTGAGTACCGAGCCGTGCATGTTCTTGTGGCGACGCAGCAGGTCTTGCAGCGAGGCCGAGACGAAGAAGTATTCCTGGCGCAGGCGCAGTTCCTGCCCCGCTTCCGTGCTGTCAGCCGGGTAAAGCACTCGGGAGATGCTTTCCGCACGGGCCACTTCGGCGAC
This genomic window contains:
- a CDS encoding glycogen/starch/alpha-glucan phosphorylase is translated as MSQEPLAREAEVAAFRDAVLTKLTYAVGKDPDHAFDHDWFEAIALAARDQMVDHWMDHTRRIYRKGQKRVYYLSLEFLIGRLLYDSLSNLGVLEIAREALSELGVDLERIRLLEPDAALGNGGLGRLAACFMESMSTLGIAGHGYGIRYEHGLFRQAIVDGWQQEQTERWLDFGNPWEFERAEVIYPIGFGGSVETLPDPAGKMIQVWTPNETVRAVAYDTPVVGWRGASVNTLRLWRARAVEDLHLERFNAGDHLGAVAEVARAESISRVLYPADSTEAGQELRLRQEYFFVSASLQDLLRRHKNMHGSVLSLGEHAAIQLNDTHPSIAVAELMRQLVDLHDIPWDAAWDVTVETLSYTNHTLLPEALETWPVGLMERMLPRHMQIIYLINAQHIDSLRAKGTHDFDVLRAVSLIEEDNGRRVRMGNLAFLGSHSVNGVSGLHTQLMRSTVFSELHKLYPERINNKTNGITFRRWLYQANPKLTSMLVDALGPDILDTVETRLVELETFAEKQAFRKAFAEQRLHSKRALADIIHERLGIAVNPAAMFDVQVKRIHEYKRQLLNLLHTVALYQAIRAEPGTDWVPRVKIFAGKAAASYHQAKLIIKLTNDIARTVNNDPTVRGLLKVVFLPNYNVSLAESIIPAADLSEQISTAGFEASGTSNMKFGLNGALTIGTMDGANVEMHERVGAEHMFIFGLSAQQVEARKQAGEFHAGPDIAASHRLNDVLQAIRGGVFSPDDPGRYVGLIDGLIDYDRFLVCADFDAYWDAQARVEAHWHDSKEWWRSAVLNTARMGWFSSDRTIREYATDIWKALD
- a CDS encoding DUF2339 domain-containing protein — translated: MQWIFMLIGLVLGWTLDESFSDAGIGALLGLGIGQAIRLSRLATQAQQQAAQLETTQKALIALGERLRQLEVPAPTSNGIVETPVPEPTPVAKAPELVWELPAELAPVAMVAEPSHPLPDDVWTPAPTPRAPQEPAAPRGPNLIERAISGARNWLLGGNTVLRVGVVLLFLGLAFLLRYATEGMVVPIELRYAGVAAAAVGLLGLGWWLRLRNSNYGLMLQGTGIAVLYLTVFAAMRLHPLIDPSAALGLLVAITVFSAILAITQDALGLACAAALGGFAAPILTSTGAGNHVALFSYFALLNAGILAIAWFKAWRLLNLIGFVGTFGIGFAWGLRSYTPELLWSTEPFLILFFLMYLVIGLLFTRRKLLEMNDAPEDDSRGALLRWSAAKGDYVDGSLLFGPPLVGFGLQFALVQHLEFAAAFSALGLGVIYMGLARLLSGGRALLLAETCLALGVIFASLAIPLGLDARWTAAAWAVEGAGIFWLGLRQQRPLARAFGVLLQLGSALAFLSELRVGDHTLLDGAPLGALLLGAALLFSFDQLRKASPEQAAGWERKGLPVLASLGLTFLYLLAPLLLLTQGTAISWAVAGLATLWIGLRIGSRTFLFTAFAVQLLGGALFLLRLQGGDGAAVFSAGWSGLLTASLIGLALIGGMLLAVRDDQVRGDVRLLRGLSVVLLAGLVLINLAVLFVLPWESASGVWAASGLLIIWLSLYLQQRVSFVFGLLLQVIGGAAFLLSVPELLGPLTPEGVRPLGHSGFWTPMVLGLAALVGAWRLQREPHAPMFAVLKLQRLSDLLLVWGAAWWAVALISEVLRFIPRELQGAFLLGCAALSVALWALLAARLRWASLGMLCTVLMPAAGVVLLVSAHDYYHPAAQYGWLAWLTVFAVHFVSLRRLAAVAPGKALSVAHVLGCWMLIGVLALELRYGLLRLSAEYNAWRWLGWAILPSLYLVLAATPRRWPWPVSAYPKEYRVLAALPLAVLMLGWFWLANSFSDGTARPLPYVPLISPLDLGLLFALFGVYLWSRSVAPQRGARVELIAEGVAGLSLFAFFTALVMRAAHHWGGVPFQVDALLESMLVQASLSIVWTLVALGLMIGGHLRHRREVWLIGAALIAVVVAKLFFVELSNRGGLARIVSFIGVGGLLLVVGYFAPLPPKRAEPVLETEGASS